One segment of Rubripirellula amarantea DNA contains the following:
- a CDS encoding SdrD B-like domain-containing protein, whose translation MVRRRVRAPEALEARRLMAADPIHVGVVYLETDYLETDQDVGGDSRGDRFILSFTGGAPDTELSEIRIRTDKDGDGISVGDPIFDTEPGGRGKDGSHDFQIVRVITADGRSVDATAQVEDGGQELVLRLSNFKAGDRLEFTLDVDEVLRNAIDLDVFNDRLDVITSGQEFQDSILEATFNAPHYETANADAIFLNEYGNPGATTGLNLPPDESPDVDSRPNRSAGAIASTSQTPKPIDISGQVWVDNNLDKIRQANEKPLSSIEIALYKQDANGQFVDTGHRATTDAQGRYVFAKSLGLLPGSYQVVETQPSGYYSVAAVPGTVAGQPTGNAASADVLTNINIELGDTSAINYDFAEAQPASVSGFVYVDADNDGVRDAGEQGIAGVRVQLVPINTIAPGSSLTVTTAADGSYTFTGLAPGSYEVIEVDQPSYLNDGLDSAGTVGGRSVGTAHNPGDRISGIVLAGADAGVEYNFGETPFGSIAGFVYLAAPGQDCDGEHSAPGTKPLPGVQVALQDEFGNTIVRTTTGADGGYLFDNVPVGNYRIVEFTPDGLLDGGSHAGTIGGLQVGQSVDGGLISGISMTPNGVGVEYNFCEAAPAVISGYVYHDKSDDGVRGSSEEGIPGTQIALVDASGKTVATTVTDSTGRYEFKNVLPGEYRLVETQPTGFYDGIDTPGTIDSRVVGQAIDEDTITAIVLAQGVTGINYNFGELRPASLSGRVHVDVDGDCILDDDEEVLAGVTIRLLDSTGKVVATKVTDTNGRYTFENIKPGVYTVVEEQPEGLFEGDAMPGSAGGTVENGSRIGTITLSSGETAVEYDFCERPPAQLSGNVFADRDQDCVFDADEPGLAGVLVELFDDSGNLVGSTRTDASGNYNFTGLRAGNYTVRETQPSGYLQGSQMAGSHGGDDSVDDVISRIRVGWGERLTQYNFCELEPSSISGFVYVDGNGDCVKDPDEMPLAGVVIQLRDSSGKVIDTTTTDAEGRYTFGSLTPGEYQVFELQPDGYFQGGQTPGTGEGRVLGEDLLGVKLAANQDVVDYSFCELGPSSISGFVYVDSDGDCERDENEMPLAGVVIQLRDNDGIVIETTTTDALGNYQFDNLPPGTYQIFELQPDGYFQGGQKPGTGDGRVLGRDLLGVNLSANQDLINYSFCELAPSSIGGLVYVDSDGDCERDEDEPPLAGVVIQLRDVDGKVIDTTTTDATGNYRFDHLAPGTYQIFEQQPDGFFQGGQQVGTGDGFMLGQDLLGVNLTAGQDLINYDFCELPPASISGRVWHESSPNRVFNAGDVPISGVLIELIGEDGTTIKQTRTDNAGNYYFDSLAPGVYSVREYQPQGLFHGGEVVGDAGGQIGGDDLLVGITLLGGVHATEYNFPEVPPAMISGYVFQDGSEIISEGAIAPEDLRDYRDGQLTSDDTRLSGVTLELRNILGQPLDSSRALTGTYGDGPIRVVTDENGYYEFAGLRPGTYHVYQVQPDDYADGLDTAGSTGGVAVNPADQLGESDQLVIQTLAASEATDPKDDAILNITLAGGGISQSNNFSEIIIRQPPPFQPPLPQVEKIEIPKVLAPIEQFDPRIRLVAFGEPLPGRVSIYGDDEWAVSWHLSVINGGENGESQEQRGTLGTDGVIRSASFREMNEAGNSTDHKRGRWTVADRTGKISKVGEGFDLGEEDAIALTGDFDGDGFDEAAIFVGGQWFVDLNGNGQWDAGDLWIGLGTALDRPVVGDWDGDGKDDVGIFGRRWQRDAQRIKRDPGLPDPENKRRRQVDSRKAAHRGEDRGEDRKRLMVRGDDGTLQADAVDHVFQYGEQVDTPMAGDWNGDGIDQIAVFRDGNWMLDVDGDGRWTDADEKIKFGRPGDEPIVGDFNNDLVDEIGVVRGDIWIIDTDGDRKLTGNDLQIRVPRNSPDSQPIVGDFDGDGYDEPGYYDEAS comes from the coding sequence ATGGTGCGTCGTCGCGTCCGCGCGCCCGAAGCGCTCGAAGCACGTCGGTTGATGGCTGCCGATCCGATTCACGTCGGTGTTGTCTATCTAGAAACCGACTATTTGGAAACGGACCAGGACGTCGGTGGTGACTCGCGTGGCGACCGATTCATTTTGTCGTTTACCGGCGGAGCGCCCGACACCGAGTTGTCAGAAATTCGCATACGTACCGACAAAGACGGTGACGGAATCTCGGTTGGCGACCCCATCTTTGACACGGAGCCGGGTGGACGAGGCAAAGACGGTAGCCACGATTTTCAAATCGTTCGCGTGATCACCGCGGATGGTCGCAGCGTAGATGCGACGGCTCAGGTCGAAGATGGCGGACAAGAATTGGTGTTGAGGCTGTCCAACTTCAAAGCGGGTGACCGATTGGAGTTCACCCTTGATGTTGATGAAGTACTTCGCAATGCAATCGACCTCGATGTCTTTAATGATCGGCTTGACGTTATCACGTCGGGACAGGAGTTTCAGGACTCGATCCTTGAAGCCACGTTCAACGCGCCGCATTACGAGACCGCTAACGCAGACGCGATATTTCTAAACGAGTATGGCAACCCGGGGGCTACCACGGGTTTGAATTTGCCGCCCGACGAAAGTCCCGATGTTGACTCGCGGCCCAACCGATCGGCCGGTGCGATTGCTTCGACGAGTCAAACTCCCAAGCCTATTGATATCTCGGGCCAAGTATGGGTCGACAACAACCTTGATAAGATTCGTCAGGCAAACGAGAAGCCACTCTCGAGCATCGAAATTGCGCTCTACAAACAAGACGCAAATGGTCAGTTTGTCGATACGGGCCATCGCGCAACGACGGATGCCCAAGGTCGTTATGTGTTTGCCAAATCACTTGGCTTGCTGCCCGGCAGCTACCAAGTCGTCGAGACGCAGCCCAGCGGATATTACAGCGTGGCTGCAGTGCCCGGAACGGTGGCGGGGCAGCCAACTGGTAATGCAGCAAGCGCTGATGTACTGACCAACATCAACATCGAGTTGGGCGATACATCAGCAATCAACTACGACTTTGCCGAAGCGCAACCTGCTTCAGTTTCCGGGTTTGTTTACGTTGACGCTGACAACGATGGTGTCCGCGACGCTGGCGAACAAGGGATCGCCGGTGTCCGTGTGCAGTTGGTTCCGATCAACACGATCGCGCCGGGGTCTTCGTTAACGGTCACCACGGCCGCCGATGGTTCGTACACGTTTACTGGCTTGGCACCAGGAAGTTACGAAGTTATCGAGGTTGATCAACCGTCGTACCTTAACGATGGTCTAGATTCCGCGGGAACAGTGGGCGGGCGAAGCGTTGGTACAGCCCACAATCCCGGCGACCGTATCTCTGGAATCGTTCTGGCGGGCGCCGATGCAGGAGTTGAATACAACTTTGGTGAGACTCCGTTTGGTTCAATCGCCGGTTTCGTTTATCTGGCCGCACCAGGGCAAGACTGCGATGGCGAACATAGTGCTCCCGGCACCAAGCCACTTCCCGGAGTTCAAGTTGCTTTGCAAGACGAGTTTGGCAATACAATTGTCCGAACGACAACGGGAGCCGATGGCGGATACTTATTCGATAACGTTCCCGTAGGCAACTACCGCATCGTTGAGTTCACACCCGACGGTTTGCTCGACGGAGGCTCACATGCGGGAACCATCGGTGGATTGCAAGTTGGCCAGAGTGTCGACGGTGGTTTGATCAGCGGGATCTCGATGACACCGAATGGTGTTGGGGTGGAATACAATTTCTGCGAAGCTGCCCCAGCAGTGATCAGCGGTTATGTGTATCACGACAAGTCCGATGACGGAGTTCGCGGTAGCAGTGAAGAAGGTATTCCCGGAACCCAGATTGCTTTGGTCGATGCCAGTGGCAAAACCGTTGCCACGACGGTCACCGATAGTACCGGCCGATACGAGTTTAAAAACGTTTTGCCAGGCGAGTATCGACTTGTTGAAACTCAGCCAACGGGTTTCTATGACGGTATTGATACGCCCGGAACCATCGATAGTCGTGTTGTCGGTCAAGCGATTGACGAAGACACCATCACTGCGATCGTGCTCGCTCAAGGTGTGACAGGGATCAACTACAACTTCGGTGAACTGCGACCTGCGTCACTTTCAGGTCGCGTCCATGTGGATGTTGATGGAGACTGCATACTCGACGACGATGAAGAAGTTTTAGCCGGAGTAACGATTCGGTTGCTAGATTCGACGGGCAAAGTAGTCGCGACGAAAGTTACCGATACGAACGGTCGTTACACGTTTGAGAATATTAAACCGGGCGTCTACACCGTCGTCGAAGAACAACCGGAAGGGTTGTTCGAAGGCGATGCCATGCCTGGTTCGGCAGGCGGTACGGTTGAAAACGGCAGTCGCATCGGCACAATCACCTTAAGCTCCGGTGAAACTGCTGTGGAATACGACTTCTGCGAGCGCCCGCCAGCTCAACTTAGCGGAAACGTATTCGCTGATCGCGACCAGGATTGTGTCTTTGATGCGGATGAGCCTGGACTCGCCGGTGTCCTTGTGGAATTGTTCGATGATTCCGGCAATCTGGTTGGTTCCACTCGAACGGACGCCAGCGGCAACTACAACTTCACGGGGCTTCGTGCTGGGAACTATACCGTTCGCGAAACTCAGCCATCTGGATATCTGCAAGGCAGCCAAATGGCCGGCAGCCATGGCGGTGACGATTCCGTCGACGACGTGATCTCACGGATACGAGTTGGCTGGGGTGAGCGTTTGACTCAGTACAATTTCTGCGAACTCGAGCCATCTTCGATCTCAGGTTTTGTGTACGTCGATGGAAACGGGGACTGTGTTAAGGACCCTGACGAAATGCCGCTCGCGGGTGTCGTCATTCAATTGCGGGATTCGAGTGGGAAGGTCATCGACACAACGACCACTGATGCCGAAGGACGCTACACATTCGGTAGTTTGACACCGGGCGAGTACCAAGTTTTTGAGCTACAACCCGATGGCTACTTCCAAGGCGGGCAGACTCCCGGTACCGGCGAGGGACGAGTCTTAGGGGAAGACTTGCTGGGGGTAAAGCTTGCTGCCAACCAAGATGTTGTCGACTATAGCTTCTGTGAACTTGGCCCTTCCAGCATCAGCGGTTTCGTCTACGTCGATAGTGATGGTGATTGCGAACGCGATGAGAACGAAATGCCACTTGCGGGTGTTGTGATCCAACTTCGCGACAATGACGGAATCGTTATTGAAACAACGACAACCGATGCATTGGGCAACTATCAGTTCGACAATCTGCCACCGGGCACGTACCAGATCTTTGAGCTGCAACCCGATGGGTATTTTCAGGGTGGGCAAAAGCCAGGCACGGGCGACGGACGTGTTTTGGGGCGGGACTTGCTTGGCGTCAATTTGTCTGCCAATCAAGATCTGATCAACTACAGCTTCTGTGAACTCGCACCATCGAGCATTGGCGGATTGGTTTACGTAGACAGCGATGGCGATTGCGAACGAGACGAAGATGAGCCGCCGCTTGCGGGCGTTGTTATCCAGCTTCGCGATGTCGATGGCAAAGTGATTGACACAACCACCACCGACGCGACTGGTAACTATCGTTTTGATCATCTGGCTCCAGGAACCTACCAGATTTTCGAACAGCAACCCGATGGATTCTTCCAGGGTGGTCAACAAGTCGGAACTGGTGATGGTTTCATGCTCGGCCAAGACTTACTTGGCGTGAATCTGACTGCCGGGCAAGACTTAATTAACTACGACTTCTGCGAGTTGCCACCTGCGTCAATTAGCGGACGAGTTTGGCATGAATCCAGTCCTAATCGTGTCTTCAATGCCGGCGATGTGCCTATCTCGGGCGTGTTGATCGAGTTGATTGGCGAGGACGGCACCACTATCAAGCAGACTCGCACCGATAACGCCGGCAACTACTATTTCGACTCACTTGCGCCAGGCGTGTACAGCGTCCGCGAATATCAACCGCAAGGTTTGTTCCACGGTGGTGAAGTTGTGGGGGATGCAGGGGGACAGATTGGTGGCGATGACTTGTTGGTCGGTATCACATTGCTAGGTGGTGTTCACGCAACGGAGTACAACTTCCCCGAAGTTCCACCTGCGATGATTTCAGGATATGTCTTCCAAGACGGCAGTGAGATCATCAGCGAGGGAGCTATCGCTCCCGAGGATCTGCGTGATTATCGAGATGGCCAGTTGACCAGCGACGATACACGGCTGAGTGGAGTGACATTGGAACTGCGAAATATCCTGGGACAACCCTTGGATTCTTCGCGGGCGTTGACCGGCACCTACGGTGACGGACCTATTCGCGTCGTGACGGACGAAAACGGGTACTACGAATTTGCCGGTCTGCGTCCAGGTACCTATCACGTCTACCAAGTACAACCTGATGACTATGCCGACGGATTGGATACCGCCGGATCGACGGGCGGCGTAGCCGTGAACCCCGCGGATCAACTGGGCGAGTCGGATCAACTCGTGATTCAAACACTTGCAGCCTCTGAAGCGACGGACCCCAAGGATGACGCGATTCTGAATATCACGTTGGCCGGTGGCGGAATTAGCCAGTCGAACAACTTCAGTGAGATCATCATTCGCCAGCCACCTCCATTTCAACCTCCTCTTCCTCAAGTCGAGAAGATTGAGATCCCTAAGGTGCTAGCACCAATCGAGCAGTTCGATCCTCGTATTCGGTTAGTCGCCTTCGGCGAACCGCTACCCGGACGCGTATCCATCTACGGCGACGATGAATGGGCTGTGTCTTGGCACCTGAGTGTGATCAACGGTGGAGAGAACGGCGAATCGCAAGAGCAGCGAGGCACCCTTGGTACGGACGGTGTGATTCGCAGTGCAAGCTTCCGCGAGATGAACGAGGCGGGAAATTCAACCGATCACAAGCGGGGACGATGGACCGTAGCCGATCGTACGGGAAAGATTTCGAAGGTTGGCGAAGGTTTCGACCTCGGTGAAGAGGATGCGATCGCATTGACCGGCGATTTTGACGGTGACGGTTTCGACGAAGCAGCAATCTTTGTCGGTGGGCAATGGTTTGTTGACCTCAATGGTAACGGCCAATGGGATGCGGGAGACCTTTGGATCGGACTTGGCACCGCGCTTGATCGTCCAGTGGTGGGTGACTGGGACGGCGACGGCAAAGACGACGTCGGTATCTTTGGTCGGCGTTGGCAACGCGATGCTCAACGCATCAAACGTGACCCTGGACTTCCTGACCCTGAGAACAAACGGCGTCGCCAAGTCGATTCGCGGAAAGCCGCGCACCGAGGCGAGGACCGCGGCGAGGATCGCAAACGATTGATGGTTCGAGGCGATGACGGAACGCTGCAGGCCGATGCTGTGGATCACGTGTTCCAGTACGGCGAACAGGTCGATACACCTATGGCTGGCGATTGGAACGGCGATGGTATTGACCAGATCGCAGTCTTCCGTGATGGCAACTGGATGCTTGACGTCGACGGCGACGGACGTTGGACCGATGCGGACGAAAAGATCAAGTTCGGACGTCCGGGTGATGAACCGATTGTTGGGGACTTTAACAACGACCTCGTCGATGAAATTGGCGTCGTCCGTGGAGACATTTGGATCATTGATACCGATGGCGATCGCAAGCTTACCGGCAATGACCTGCAAATCCGTGTGCCGCGCAATAGCCCTGATAGCCAACCCATCGTCGGCGACTTCGATGGCGACGGCTATGACGAACCGGGCTACTACGACGAAGCGAGTTAA
- a CDS encoding diguanylate cyclase, producing MSQTVQSTVNYQHDSGMDTEALSRFLVQIHPLDIDRGPLRLDDLVTLGRSSGCTIHIEDDSVSRQHAQIERGVDGFQITDLDSTNGVQVNNEFCNEKVLQSGDRIQLGSRVFRFLSDNDFESQYHETVYAMMTRDGLTGTYNKRYLVECLGREVSRCKRFDRPIAIAILDIDHFKAVNDTYGHLVGDEVLKELAIRLSGVLRNDEVLARFGGEEFCVVMPEADAAQGFKIAERCRLAICNTPFSTRAGKLDITASFGVASPDPTTLTNPEMLMSEADQRLYEAKRVGRNCVVATPVGVRS from the coding sequence ATGTCGCAGACGGTTCAATCAACGGTCAACTACCAGCACGATTCCGGCATGGACACGGAAGCCTTGTCTAGGTTTCTCGTGCAGATTCATCCCCTAGATATCGATCGCGGTCCTCTCCGATTAGACGACTTGGTAACTCTTGGACGCTCGAGTGGATGCACAATTCATATTGAAGACGACTCGGTATCTCGTCAGCACGCCCAAATAGAACGTGGCGTCGACGGGTTTCAAATCACCGATCTGGACAGCACCAACGGAGTGCAGGTCAACAACGAGTTTTGCAACGAAAAGGTTCTGCAGTCCGGCGATCGGATCCAACTCGGTAGCCGCGTCTTTCGATTCTTGTCCGACAACGATTTTGAATCGCAGTACCATGAAACCGTTTACGCGATGATGACGCGAGACGGTTTGACGGGAACTTACAACAAACGCTACTTGGTGGAATGTCTCGGTCGAGAAGTTAGTCGTTGCAAACGCTTCGATCGTCCGATCGCTATTGCCATCCTGGATATCGATCACTTCAAAGCGGTGAACGATACTTATGGTCACCTTGTTGGCGACGAAGTGTTAAAGGAACTCGCCATCCGCTTATCGGGTGTCCTTCGCAACGACGAGGTATTGGCTCGATTCGGTGGCGAGGAGTTCTGCGTGGTCATGCCGGAAGCGGATGCTGCCCAAGGATTCAAAATCGCTGAACGCTGTCGACTCGCCATCTGCAACACGCCATTCTCGACGCGAGCAGGAAAGTTGGACATCACCGCTAGCTTTGGCGTGGCATCCCCGGATCCCACAACGTTGACGAACCCCGAAATGTTGATGTCGGAGGCGGATCAGCGACTTTATGAAGCTAAACGAGTCGGACGAAATTGCGTGGTGGCAACACCCGTGGGAGTGCGGTCATGA
- a CDS encoding DNA translocase FtsK, with protein MSAASLEPGDDAIREPNFARDITAIALVATTLILTVSVVTHSAADPIEAPIWPVSSLYQPDNVVYPPNHSITNACGYWGGLLSSMLLDAMGVASAFVIAGLGGVATALITRGHMNAPVLRSLGGTIVILGVATAAGLTTTPLDGMPVVGNGGYLGAMTSTWLHEHFAPAGSWIITITTLAVGLLLTTDYALLYAGRAIVTRGAKVSGKMRGAARFVPLANRRRHPFTDLEQPITIAGDEIDNVEATDDEAEESTSSEASERREPTIKFNRAKRKPTGLGAAAAAAAGMAAAALTGKPTEEIVDEVAEDEEEEDYWEEEEDEEEEAPTRQLEVDDEQVTLRQDEAHETPQPIVSQPRVRAPKRKDKKDPRQEFYDSIKDSAPKGSEDYQLPSLELLQQSDDISYEDQLVEVRRKALILEETFKDFGFNIRVVEIETGPVIAQYEIELEAGLRLSKITGLADDLAIALRVPSVRIVAPIPGKNTVGIEIPNEHRQVVMLRDVIEESDTRSAKMNIPVFLGKDVSGNPMVVDLAKMPHLLIAGRTGTGKSVCLNTIISSILMCCRPDEVRMLMIDPKMVELSGYGQLPHLMHPVIVDMKKAEAILAWAVEKMEERYSLLAKVGVRHINSFNALGREEILRRLEVDEADDPKDVPDKLPFIVIIADEMADLMMTAGKDVETHIIRIAQKSRAVGIHLILATQKPTVDVITGLIKSNLPARLSFQVASKTDSRVVLDENGADKLLGNGDMLFLWPGTSTLIRGQGTYLSDEEIDAVTAHCSMGEQNFVGELMNLKVEEEGGGDASMEKIKNRDELYDSAIEVVIREGRGSCSLLQRCLGIGYGRAAKLIDFMAEDGIVGQYNGSKARDVIMTMAQWNALQGIEDDDASDEDDADDDSDDETEYEEEEEEDGEEYEDEYEDEEEYEDVE; from the coding sequence ATGTCGGCTGCTTCTCTCGAACCGGGTGACGACGCAATCCGCGAGCCAAACTTTGCTCGTGACATCACTGCCATTGCGCTCGTCGCGACGACATTGATTTTGACGGTCTCCGTGGTCACACACAGTGCCGCCGATCCGATCGAAGCTCCCATTTGGCCGGTCAGCAGTCTCTACCAGCCTGACAACGTGGTGTACCCACCCAACCATTCGATCACCAATGCGTGTGGATACTGGGGTGGTCTGCTTTCATCAATGTTGCTCGACGCCATGGGGGTGGCGAGTGCGTTTGTGATTGCGGGACTCGGCGGAGTAGCAACTGCATTGATCACCAGGGGACATATGAATGCCCCCGTCCTACGATCGCTTGGCGGAACGATCGTCATTCTGGGCGTTGCGACCGCCGCTGGATTGACAACAACTCCACTCGATGGCATGCCCGTCGTTGGAAACGGTGGCTACCTCGGCGCGATGACATCAACGTGGCTGCACGAACATTTTGCGCCCGCAGGATCGTGGATCATCACAATCACCACCCTTGCGGTCGGGCTGTTACTAACGACTGATTACGCGCTTCTTTATGCGGGCCGAGCAATCGTCACTCGCGGAGCCAAGGTATCAGGCAAGATGCGTGGCGCGGCGAGATTCGTGCCTTTGGCAAACCGTCGGCGTCACCCATTCACGGATCTTGAACAGCCGATCACGATTGCCGGGGATGAAATCGACAACGTCGAAGCGACTGACGACGAAGCAGAAGAATCGACAAGTTCCGAAGCTTCAGAACGACGTGAACCGACCATCAAGTTCAATCGTGCTAAACGCAAACCAACGGGATTGGGTGCTGCTGCCGCTGCCGCTGCCGGGATGGCCGCCGCTGCGTTGACCGGAAAACCGACGGAAGAAATCGTCGACGAAGTCGCAGAAGACGAGGAAGAGGAAGATTACTGGGAAGAAGAAGAGGACGAGGAGGAGGAAGCTCCCACTCGGCAACTCGAAGTCGACGACGAACAAGTCACCTTACGACAGGACGAAGCCCACGAAACACCTCAGCCCATCGTTTCGCAACCTCGTGTGCGTGCCCCCAAACGCAAGGACAAGAAAGATCCGCGTCAAGAGTTCTACGACAGCATCAAAGACTCAGCTCCGAAAGGCAGTGAAGACTACCAACTCCCAAGTTTGGAACTGCTGCAACAAAGCGACGACATTAGCTATGAAGACCAGCTCGTTGAAGTTCGCCGCAAAGCACTCATTCTTGAAGAAACATTCAAAGACTTTGGGTTCAACATCCGTGTCGTTGAGATCGAAACGGGTCCGGTCATTGCCCAGTATGAAATTGAATTGGAAGCCGGGCTTCGGCTTAGTAAGATCACGGGACTCGCGGATGACTTGGCAATTGCTCTTCGGGTACCAAGCGTCCGGATCGTGGCGCCCATCCCCGGCAAGAATACCGTTGGTATCGAAATCCCCAACGAACATCGCCAGGTGGTGATGCTGCGCGACGTCATTGAAGAATCCGATACGCGCAGCGCCAAAATGAACATCCCTGTTTTCTTAGGCAAGGACGTTTCGGGGAATCCTATGGTCGTCGACCTTGCCAAAATGCCTCACCTGTTGATCGCTGGTCGAACGGGTACGGGTAAAAGTGTGTGTTTGAATACGATCATCTCGTCCATCTTGATGTGCTGCCGGCCGGATGAGGTTCGCATGTTAATGATCGACCCCAAAATGGTGGAATTAAGTGGATACGGACAACTACCGCACTTAATGCACCCGGTCATCGTCGACATGAAAAAGGCCGAGGCAATCCTGGCCTGGGCGGTCGAGAAGATGGAAGAACGCTATTCACTGTTAGCAAAGGTCGGCGTCCGTCACATCAATAGCTTTAACGCGCTGGGTCGCGAAGAAATACTGCGACGGCTCGAAGTGGATGAAGCCGATGATCCGAAGGATGTTCCTGACAAGCTACCGTTCATTGTCATCATCGCCGACGAAATGGCTGACCTGATGATGACGGCTGGCAAAGATGTCGAAACGCACATCATTCGGATCGCTCAAAAGTCTCGAGCGGTGGGTATTCACCTGATTCTGGCTACTCAAAAACCAACCGTCGACGTTATCACAGGCCTAATCAAGAGTAACCTTCCAGCGCGTTTAAGCTTCCAAGTGGCGTCCAAAACGGACTCTCGCGTTGTGCTAGATGAAAACGGTGCGGACAAGCTTCTCGGCAATGGTGACATGCTGTTTCTATGGCCGGGAACAAGCACACTCATCCGCGGGCAAGGCACGTACTTGTCTGACGAAGAGATCGATGCGGTCACGGCGCACTGCAGCATGGGCGAGCAAAATTTTGTCGGCGAACTGATGAATCTCAAGGTCGAAGAAGAAGGCGGTGGCGATGCGTCGATGGAGAAAATCAAAAATCGCGACGAACTCTACGACAGCGCCATCGAAGTTGTGATCCGAGAAGGACGTGGTTCTTGCAGCTTGCTTCAGCGATGCCTAGGCATCGGATACGGACGCGCTGCCAAATTGATCGACTTCATGGCCGAAGACGGAATCGTTGGTCAATACAACGGCAGTAAGGCACGCGACGTGATCATGACGATGGCCCAATGGAACGCGTTGCAAGGTATCGAAGACGACGATGCGTCAGATGAAGATGATGCGGACGACGACTCAGACGACGAAACCGAATACGAGGAAGAAGAGGAAGAGGATGGCGAAGAGTACGAGGATGAGTACGAAGACGAAGAAGAATACGAGGATGTGGAGTAA
- a CDS encoding serine/threonine protein kinase — protein sequence MSDHPTLASHRSGQAIAGAKFHDPMSGVVQDANATLDDSWTGRTLGEYELGKKLGEGGNGEVFAARHRWLDRLVAIKFLKPTSLENDDLNERFRRESQMAAKLIHPHVVRATDGGMVGKLLFLVTDYVNGPDLGQLVQRNGPLRVNDACEIVLQASDALAFVASKNTVHRDVKPSNLMLDDDGCVKLLDLGLARSLDHGHTMTATGQVMGTIDYMAPEQAVDPRRVDCRADIYSLGCTLYFLLAGKSPYYTDDLGTLAAKLLATIESDPVPLHRLRRTVPRSLANFVMQMMDKDPGRRPQDYSHIRETLANFSIGSDLRALLGQQQQSSTTQTFKGASPLTRLSDAFDDGVRVFAYWLAENCGFIAADPVSRAGQRKTYRISFQWLKFVLVFAALAGLFWYSGFHFEYIPADQSQFP from the coding sequence ATGAGCGATCATCCGACGCTTGCGAGTCATCGCAGCGGCCAAGCGATAGCAGGTGCCAAATTCCACGATCCAATGTCTGGCGTCGTGCAAGACGCTAACGCAACGTTGGACGATTCGTGGACTGGCCGAACTCTAGGTGAGTACGAGTTGGGTAAGAAGCTTGGTGAAGGGGGCAACGGAGAAGTGTTTGCCGCACGACACCGTTGGCTAGACCGTCTTGTCGCCATCAAGTTTTTAAAGCCCACGTCACTAGAGAACGACGACCTCAACGAACGGTTTCGGCGCGAGTCGCAAATGGCGGCTAAGCTGATTCACCCGCACGTCGTCCGTGCCACCGACGGTGGGATGGTGGGGAAGTTGCTGTTCCTAGTGACTGACTATGTGAACGGTCCGGATCTCGGCCAGCTCGTTCAACGCAACGGACCGCTGCGCGTCAACGATGCGTGTGAAATCGTGTTACAAGCCAGTGATGCGTTAGCTTTTGTTGCCAGTAAAAACACGGTTCACCGCGATGTCAAACCGTCCAACCTAATGTTGGATGACGATGGATGCGTCAAACTTCTTGATCTCGGTCTAGCACGTTCGCTCGATCACGGTCACACCATGACGGCGACGGGGCAAGTGATGGGGACGATCGATTACATGGCTCCCGAACAAGCGGTCGATCCGCGTCGTGTTGATTGCCGTGCGGACATCTATAGTCTCGGATGCACTTTGTATTTCTTGCTGGCAGGGAAGTCGCCCTATTATACCGATGATCTGGGGACTTTAGCAGCGAAGTTACTCGCAACCATCGAGTCCGACCCGGTTCCGCTGCATCGTTTGCGTCGCACCGTACCACGCTCACTCGCGAACTTCGTTATGCAAATGATGGACAAGGATCCTGGACGACGACCGCAAGACTATTCTCATATTCGAGAAACGTTAGCAAATTTTTCAATCGGATCCGACCTGCGGGCCTTACTCGGCCAGCAACAACAATCGTCCACGACGCAGACGTTCAAAGGCGCATCACCGCTGACGAGGTTGAGCGATGCGTTCGACGATGGAGTACGTGTGTTTGCCTATTGGTTAGCTGAAAATTGTGGATTCATTGCCGCGGATCCTGTCAGCCGTGCAGGTCAGCGCAAGACCTATCGAATCAGCTTCCAATGGTTAAAGTTCGTGTTGGTGTTCGCGGCGTTGGCTGGTCTGTTTTGGTACAGCGGTTTCCATTTCGAGTACATCCCAGCGGATCAATCGCAATTTCCTTGA